The genomic window GCGGTTGACCCAGTGGATGAGCTGTTCCTCGCCGAACTGCTCTTCGCCGGCTTCGTGCTCCTCGATCAGGCCGTCGGTGAAGCACAGCACCCGGTCGCCGCGTTGGAGTACCTGCTCGCTGACCTGGGGCTCCTCACCGCCGAAGCCGACCGGGAGGGTGGTCGGGCCCTCCAGGTGCCGCAGGACCTTGTGGTCGCGGATCAGCAGGGGTGCGGGGTGTCCCGCGTTGACCCACTGCAGGTGGCCCGTTGTGATGTTCAAGCGCATCATCTGTGCCGTGACGAAGTGTTCGGGCCCGAACTGCTCGGCGACGGCCCGATCCATGAACGCATAGATCTCGGGCAGGCCGATGCCGGCACGCCTGGAGTGCCGGTAGGCACCGACGGCGACGGTGGCCATCGTGGCAGCGTTGAGGCCGTGGCCCATCGCATCGACCACGGCCACATGCAGGATGTCGTCATTGAGTGCGTAGTCGAAGCTGTCGCCGGCGACGTTGTAGGCGGGTTCCAGGATTCCGGCCACCGCGACCTGGGGAACGGACATCGCCAGCGGTGGGAGCAGAGACCACTGGATCTCCGCGGCCACACTCATGGGTTCGCGGCGCCGGGTGAGGAAGAACTGGTCGGTGTAGCTGTGCTTGGTGACCAGCATGTCGGCGATCAGTCCGGCGAGTCTGCGCA from Streptomyces formicae includes these protein-coding regions:
- a CDS encoding PP2C family protein-serine/threonine phosphatase, translating into MAERERQAGKGVVDRSEGFGERLLGVLLDRAHEMPPQLVAPLIAEEVARVGGRDISILLQDYAQLLLVPLPGRGLSVGEPEPIGGSHAGTAFLNATPVEVPQADAVRMYLPLLDGSDQVGVLALTLETVDDDDRRLLRRLAGLIADMLVTKHSYTDQFFLTRRREPMSVAAEIQWSLLPPLAMSVPQVAVAGILEPAYNVAGDSFDYALNDDILHVAVVDAMGHGLNAATMATVAVGAYRHSRRAGIGLPEIYAFMDRAVAEQFGPEHFVTAQMMRLNITTGHLQWVNAGHPAPLLIRDHKVLRHLEGPTTLPVGFGGEEPQVSEQVLQRGDRVLCFTDGLIEEHEAGEEQFGEEQLIHWVNRIEQTEEGVRAAVRSLSHALKEERGGSTSDDATLFLIEWRGGAADHLAALE